In one window of Skermanella rosea DNA:
- a CDS encoding efflux RND transporter periplasmic adaptor subunit — MSASRPGESRVPATGATGRSWWRRLLIVPPVLLGAFVLVSFARDKAAPVQVERAETARPARVIEVAALPVAPRATGFGTVRPDRVWTAIAQVGGTVVETHPDLKRGALLPAGALLVRIDPADYELAIARMEAQQRSVEAQIRELDVREENLRQAVAIEREALAVTTQDVERKRNLQASGAGSQSALDQALNSMLAQRQRLQGQQTSLELIPSQRDQLRATAALQDSQLAEARLALERTEIRMPFAGRINEVSVERGQYAAPGTQLAGADGIELAEVAAQVPLDRLRPLVAGLLGGGSVEPDRGLPPLDRLGLEAVVRLRTGTLSAEWPARFARMGDGVDPKTRTIDVMVVVDQPYARAIPGIRPPLTKGMFVEVELKAPPGPPVPVIPRAALQPGDHVHVATRDDRLEIRRVRIADAHAGFVTVAEGLRPGERVVISDLIPAVEGMLLAPLRDEAAESGLARDAAAAPPMH; from the coding sequence ATGTCCGCCAGCCGGCCCGGGGAAAGCCGGGTCCCCGCAACCGGGGCGACGGGCAGGTCATGGTGGCGCCGCCTCCTGATCGTCCCGCCCGTCCTGCTGGGCGCCTTCGTCCTCGTCAGCTTCGCCCGCGACAAGGCGGCACCCGTCCAGGTCGAGCGGGCCGAGACCGCCCGGCCGGCGCGGGTGATCGAGGTCGCGGCCCTGCCGGTGGCCCCGCGCGCCACCGGCTTCGGCACGGTGCGCCCCGACCGGGTCTGGACCGCGATCGCCCAGGTCGGCGGCACCGTCGTCGAGACCCATCCCGACCTGAAGCGCGGCGCCCTGCTGCCGGCCGGCGCCTTGCTGGTGCGGATCGATCCCGCCGACTACGAGCTGGCGATCGCCCGGATGGAGGCGCAGCAGCGTTCCGTCGAGGCGCAGATCCGGGAACTGGACGTCCGGGAGGAAAACCTCCGCCAAGCGGTCGCGATCGAGCGGGAGGCGCTGGCGGTCACCACCCAGGACGTGGAACGCAAGCGCAACCTGCAGGCCTCCGGCGCCGGCAGCCAGTCGGCGCTCGACCAGGCGCTCAACTCGATGCTGGCCCAGCGCCAGCGGCTCCAGGGCCAGCAGACCTCGCTGGAACTGATTCCCAGCCAGCGCGACCAGCTGCGGGCCACGGCGGCGCTCCAGGACTCCCAGCTGGCCGAGGCCCGGCTGGCCCTGGAGCGGACGGAGATCCGCATGCCCTTCGCCGGCCGGATCAACGAGGTCTCGGTGGAGCGCGGCCAGTACGCCGCCCCCGGCACGCAGCTCGCCGGCGCCGACGGGATCGAGCTGGCCGAGGTGGCGGCCCAGGTGCCGCTCGACCGGCTGCGCCCCCTGGTCGCCGGCCTGCTCGGCGGCGGCTCGGTCGAGCCCGACCGCGGCCTGCCGCCGCTGGACAGGCTGGGGCTGGAGGCGGTGGTCCGGCTGCGAACCGGCACCCTGTCGGCCGAGTGGCCGGCCCGGTTCGCCCGCATGGGCGACGGCGTCGATCCCAAGACGCGCACGATCGACGTGATGGTCGTGGTGGACCAGCCCTATGCCCGGGCTATCCCGGGGATCCGGCCGCCGCTGACCAAGGGCATGTTCGTCGAGGTCGAATTGAAGGCTCCCCCCGGCCCGCCGGTGCCGGTGATCCCCCGGGCGGCCCTTCAGCCCGGAGACCATGTCCATGTCGCTACCCGCGACGACCGGCTGGAGATCCGCCGCGTCAGGATCGCCGACGCCCATGCCGGCTTCGTGACGGTGGCGGAAGGACTGAGGCCCGGCGAGCGCGTCGTGATCTCCGACCTGATCCCGGCGGTGGAGGGCATGCTGCTGGCGCCGCTCCGCGACGAGGCCGCCGAGTCCGGCCTCGCGCGGGATGCCGCCGCCGCACCCCCGATGCATTGA
- a CDS encoding TerC family protein — MDALLAVLSADFLGKPAWIWFTFIAIVIALLAFDLGVLHRKTHEIGIGESLWLSAGYIAMGCLFGTWVWWYFGPEPGMQYFTGFFVEKSLAMDNVFVISLIFSYFAVPRLYQHRVLVWGILGVIVLRGIMIGLGAALVTEFDWILFIFGAFLLVTGIKMLLVSDNMPDIEKNPILKFLRKRLNVTDRLHGEKFFVKLPDPKGSGRMVRFVTPLFLALVLIEFADLVFAVDSVPAIFAITTDPFIVYTSNIFAILGLRALYFALAAMVHRFHYLKYALSMVLIFIGGKIFYNQFYGKLDPVISLSVTFGLLAAGVIVSLVMTRGGNGGGSDPKAEEVPATTR; from the coding sequence ATGGACGCCCTTCTCGCCGTCCTTTCGGCGGACTTCCTCGGCAAGCCCGCCTGGATCTGGTTCACCTTCATCGCCATCGTCATCGCCCTCCTGGCCTTCGACCTCGGCGTTCTCCACCGCAAGACGCATGAAATCGGCATCGGCGAGAGCCTCTGGCTCAGCGCCGGCTACATCGCCATGGGCTGCCTGTTCGGCACCTGGGTCTGGTGGTATTTCGGTCCCGAACCGGGCATGCAGTACTTCACCGGCTTCTTCGTCGAGAAGAGCCTGGCGATGGACAACGTGTTCGTCATATCGCTGATCTTCAGCTATTTCGCCGTTCCCCGGCTCTACCAGCACCGGGTGCTGGTCTGGGGCATCCTGGGCGTGATCGTCCTGCGCGGCATCATGATCGGCCTGGGTGCCGCCCTGGTCACCGAGTTCGACTGGATCCTTTTCATCTTCGGCGCCTTCCTGCTGGTCACCGGCATCAAGATGCTGCTGGTGTCCGACAACATGCCGGACATCGAGAAGAACCCGATCCTGAAGTTCCTGCGCAAGCGGCTCAACGTGACCGACCGCCTCCACGGCGAGAAGTTCTTCGTGAAGCTTCCGGACCCGAAAGGATCGGGCAGGATGGTGCGGTTCGTGACCCCGCTGTTCCTGGCGCTGGTGCTGATCGAGTTCGCCGACCTGGTCTTCGCGGTGGACAGCGTGCCCGCCATCTTCGCGATCACGACCGACCCGTTCATCGTCTATACCAGCAACATCTTCGCGATCCTGGGCCTGCGGGCGCTCTACTTCGCGCTGGCGGCGATGGTCCACCGGTTCCATTACCTCAAATACGCGCTGTCGATGGTGCTGATCTTCATCGGCGGCAAGATCTTCTACAACCAGTTCTACGGCAAGCTCGACCCGGTCATCTCGCTGTCTGTCACCTTCGGCCTGCTCGCCGCCGGCGTGATCGTGTCCCTGGTCATGACCCGCGGCGGCAACGGCGGCGGAAGCGATCCCAAGGCGGAGGAGGTGCCCGCCACCACCCGCTGA
- a CDS encoding sensor histidine kinase, whose translation MTRSIKQWAAWRPAWPGALPRGFRGLAAALALAACALVPPASWFAAEWARGEALEELAETAQARLSLYTATLTAEIEKYRVLPLTLAWDPDVAALLASPRDVALVDRVDRKLAALNAGASLSALYVMARDGTTLASSNWTEETSFIGRNFAFRPYFREALAGRVGRYFAMGTTSQKPGYYIAYPVWAPVWAEHHTVGVVVAKVAMEPLEATWHDMAGERVFVTDRHGVVFITNVPDWRFRTLAPLTPDARREFEASQQYEGTGLEPLPPLDSALVHHGPVPDTDWKVHVALDSRPADARAWSAGLSAGIATLLLLAAGLVVLQRRLALAERLEYQRRAQLMLEHRVTERTAELSSTNLRLTAEIAERERAEQAARRAQEDLIQAAKLAALGQMAAGIVHEVNQPISAIRSYAENAALLLDRGRLDLVRGNLLEITGLTERVATITRQLKTFARKSSGMLGPVPPRLAVERSMALLGAQAAALGADMVLELPDEASRGPLPMVLADEARLEQVVVNLLRNALDAVSARNRRLVAVSLEREDGHVLLKVRDTGPGIPEDDLPRLFDPFFTTKEVGVGLGLGLSISYGIVQDFGGRITAANHEQGGAVFTVALRPAPPPDPGPPPA comes from the coding sequence TTGACCAGGTCGATCAAGCAATGGGCCGCGTGGCGCCCGGCATGGCCGGGAGCCCTCCCGCGCGGCTTCCGGGGGCTCGCGGCGGCCTTGGCCCTGGCGGCCTGCGCGCTGGTGCCGCCCGCTTCCTGGTTCGCGGCGGAGTGGGCGCGGGGGGAGGCGCTGGAGGAACTGGCCGAGACCGCGCAGGCGCGGCTGTCGCTCTACACCGCCACCCTGACCGCCGAGATCGAGAAGTACCGGGTCCTGCCGCTGACGCTGGCCTGGGACCCCGACGTCGCGGCCCTGCTCGCCTCGCCGCGCGACGTCGCCCTGGTCGACCGGGTCGACCGCAAGCTGGCGGCGCTGAACGCCGGGGCGTCGCTGTCGGCGCTCTACGTCATGGCGCGCGACGGCACCACCCTGGCGTCGAGCAACTGGACCGAGGAGACCAGCTTCATCGGCCGCAACTTCGCCTTCCGGCCCTATTTCCGGGAGGCGCTGGCGGGGCGCGTCGGGCGTTATTTCGCGATGGGAACGACCTCGCAGAAGCCCGGCTACTATATCGCCTACCCGGTCTGGGCCCCCGTCTGGGCGGAGCACCACACGGTCGGCGTGGTGGTCGCCAAGGTCGCCATGGAACCGCTGGAGGCGACCTGGCACGACATGGCCGGCGAACGGGTCTTCGTCACCGACCGGCACGGCGTCGTCTTCATCACCAACGTCCCGGACTGGCGCTTCCGCACCCTGGCGCCGCTGACCCCGGACGCAAGGCGGGAGTTCGAGGCCAGCCAGCAGTACGAGGGCACCGGCCTGGAGCCCCTGCCCCCGCTGGACAGCGCGCTGGTCCACCATGGACCGGTCCCGGACACGGACTGGAAGGTCCATGTGGCGCTCGACAGCAGGCCGGCCGACGCCCGCGCCTGGTCGGCCGGTCTCAGCGCCGGCATCGCGACGCTCCTGCTGCTGGCGGCCGGGCTGGTGGTTCTCCAGCGCCGCCTGGCCCTGGCGGAGCGGCTGGAATATCAGCGGCGCGCCCAGCTGATGCTGGAGCACCGGGTCACCGAGCGGACCGCCGAGCTGAGTTCCACCAACCTGCGCCTGACGGCGGAGATCGCGGAGCGCGAACGGGCGGAGCAGGCGGCGCGCCGAGCCCAGGAGGACCTGATCCAGGCGGCGAAGCTGGCGGCGCTCGGCCAGATGGCCGCGGGGATCGTCCACGAGGTGAACCAGCCGATCTCCGCGATCCGGTCCTACGCCGAGAATGCCGCGCTGCTGCTCGACCGCGGGCGCCTGGACCTGGTGCGCGGCAACCTGCTGGAGATCACCGGCCTGACCGAGCGGGTGGCCACCATCACCCGGCAGCTCAAGACCTTCGCCCGCAAGTCGTCCGGCATGCTCGGTCCCGTCCCGCCACGCCTCGCGGTCGAGCGGTCCATGGCGCTGCTGGGCGCCCAGGCCGCCGCGCTGGGCGCCGACATGGTGCTCGAACTGCCGGACGAGGCCTCGCGGGGGCCGCTCCCGATGGTGCTGGCCGACGAGGCCCGGCTGGAGCAGGTGGTCGTCAACCTGCTGCGCAACGCGCTGGACGCGGTGTCCGCCCGCAACCGCCGGCTCGTCGCCGTCAGCCTGGAGCGGGAGGACGGCCACGTGCTGCTGAAGGTGCGCGACACCGGCCCCGGCATCCCGGAGGACGACCTGCCCCGGCTGTTCGACCCGTTCTTCACCACGAAGGAGGTCGGGGTGGGGCTGGGGCTCGGCCTGTCGATCAGCTACGGCATCGTCCAGGACTTCGGCGGCCGGATCACAGCCGCCAACCACGAACAGGGGGGCGCCGTCTTCACCGTGGCATTGCGGCCCGCGCCGCCGCCCGACCCGGGTCCGCCGCCCGCCTGA
- a CDS encoding class I SAM-dependent rRNA methyltransferase, translating into MSDIAPRPTIRLQPSRHKRVQHGHPWVYSNEIHMDNTAKAIPPGSVVRVVTHDGAPLGAATFNPHTLICTRMLSRDPEAQVDRGFLAERLRRALDLRERLYGRPFYRLVHAEADGLPALVVDRFGDTVVVQANSAGMDRLTPALLEALDEVLSPAAVVLRNDSPARGLEGLGGEVRVAKGALDGPIRLEENGSTFFADPSAGQKTGWFYDQRDNRAAIAALARGARVIDFYSYNGGFAVQCAKAGAASVVAVDRSEAALANGARAAEANGVAGLCEFRRADAFEELERLAAAGERFGVVIADPPAFVKSKKDLQAGTRAYRKMTRLAASITAPGGFLLVASCSHNVDVPLFAEQVSRGLGDARRSGRILRTGGAAPDHPVHPHLPETAYLKAQVLQLD; encoded by the coding sequence ATGAGCGACATTGCCCCCCGACCGACCATCCGCCTGCAGCCGAGCCGGCACAAGCGGGTCCAGCACGGCCATCCCTGGGTCTATTCCAACGAGATCCACATGGACAACACGGCCAAGGCGATCCCGCCGGGCAGCGTCGTCCGGGTGGTCACCCACGACGGCGCGCCGCTGGGCGCCGCCACCTTCAACCCGCACACGCTGATCTGCACGCGGATGCTGTCGCGCGACCCGGAGGCGCAGGTCGACCGCGGTTTCCTTGCGGAGCGGCTGCGCCGGGCGCTCGACCTGCGCGAACGGCTCTACGGCCGGCCGTTCTACCGGCTGGTCCATGCCGAGGCCGACGGGCTGCCGGCCCTGGTGGTCGACCGCTTCGGCGACACCGTGGTCGTCCAGGCGAATTCCGCCGGGATGGACCGGTTGACGCCCGCCCTGCTGGAGGCGCTGGACGAGGTGCTGTCCCCCGCCGCGGTGGTCCTGCGCAACGACAGCCCGGCGCGCGGGCTGGAAGGCCTGGGCGGCGAGGTCAGGGTCGCCAAGGGGGCGCTGGACGGCCCGATCCGGCTGGAGGAGAACGGCAGCACCTTCTTCGCCGATCCGAGCGCCGGGCAGAAGACCGGCTGGTTCTACGACCAGCGCGACAACCGGGCGGCGATCGCGGCGCTGGCGCGCGGCGCACGGGTGATCGACTTCTACAGCTACAACGGCGGCTTCGCGGTCCAGTGCGCCAAGGCCGGGGCCGCCTCGGTCGTCGCGGTGGACCGGTCGGAAGCAGCGCTCGCCAACGGCGCCCGCGCCGCGGAGGCCAACGGGGTCGCCGGCCTGTGCGAGTTCCGCCGGGCCGACGCCTTCGAGGAGCTGGAGCGGCTGGCGGCCGCCGGCGAGCGGTTCGGCGTGGTGATCGCCGACCCGCCGGCCTTCGTGAAATCGAAGAAGGACCTGCAGGCCGGGACCCGGGCCTATCGCAAGATGACCCGGCTGGCCGCCTCGATCACCGCGCCGGGCGGCTTCCTGCTGGTCGCCTCGTGCAGCCACAATGTGGACGTGCCGCTGTTCGCCGAGCAGGTCTCCCGGGGCCTGGGCGACGCCCGGCGCTCGGGACGGATCCTGCGGACCGGCGGCGCCGCGCCCGACCACCCGGTGCATCCGCACCTGCCGGAGACCGCCTACCTGAAGGCGCAGGTGCTGCAACTGGACTGA